GGCACGACGGTCTTCCTGCCGCTGTGGGCACAGGGGGTCCAGGGCTACTCGGCGACCCGGTCCGGCGCCTCGCTGCTTTGGCTGTCGGTGGGGTGGCCGCTGGCCTCCATCTTCGCCAGCCGCTACATCCTGCGAGTCGGCCAGCGGCGAGCGGCGGCGCTGGGGCTCGTGCTGCAGACGGCGGCCTCGGTGGGACTGCTGGTGCTGGCGCGGCTGCACCGGGAGCTACCCGAGCTGGCCTTCGCCGGCGTTACCTTCGTCATCGGGGCGGGGATGGGGCTGGCGACCCTGTCGTTCATCCTGGGCGTCCAGAGCGCCGTCGGCTGGGAGCGGCGCGGGGTGGCGACGGCGTCGCTGCAGTTCGTGCGGACGCTGGGAGGGCTCGTGTGGGTGGCGCTGATGGGCGCCGCCGTCAACCGGACGCTGGCGGCGCACTTGCGGGCCCTGCCGGAGGTCAGCGTGCGCACGAGCGCGCAGGCGGCCGCCTTCGCCAGCGACCTGCTCGACCCGGTCCAGCGCGCCGTGCTCTCGCCGGCCACGGTGGAGGCGGCCCGGGAGGCACTGGCCCAGGCGCTGCGGGGCGTGCACGAGTTGATGGTGGTGTGCGCGGCGGTGGCGCTGGCCATCACGCTCTTGCTGCCCGACGTGCGCCTGGGCGAGAGGGCTTCGGCACCCGGGGCAAGAGCCGGCGCGGCGGCGGTCCAGGGCCCGGGTAGCGGCGCGGGTGTGCCCGAGCCGGCCTCGGAGTCAGCACGCTCGTCGGAGTGACCTCGAGGCGTCGAATGGTGAGCTTCGACCTGTCCGCCGCCCATCATGGGCCGGCATCATCCGACCAAGAGGGTGGCTCCCCAAGAGGATCGAATGACCCCCCTGGCCGGGCTCGACCCGGCCTGTGAAGTGATGCGATCTGCTTGAAGGGACGCTGGCTACTTGCGGTCTCCCAGACAGGCCACGAGGCAGGAGATGAAGAGCCGGATCTCGGTGACGGGGAACCCCGCGTACGACGGGAGGCCGTTCACGGCGTTCGCCACGGTCACGCCTGAGACCGATGTGGCCAGTCTCAACCTCAATTGGGGGGAGAGAGACCTCCCCGAACGCGAGCGGACCAAGCACGTCCACGGGTTGCACCCTTACCTGGGCAAGTTCATCCCGCAGCTCGTCGAGGTCTTCTTGCGCAAGTACAGGCCCAAGGTGGTGTGCGACCCGTTTTGCGGATCCGGCACGACCCTCGTCGAGGCCAACGCCCTTGGCATCGACGCGGTGGGCTGCGACATCTCGGCGTTCAACTGTCTGCTGACGAAGGTCAAGACCTATCGGTACGACCTGAGGCTCCTGGAGCGTTCGGTGCATGACATCCTGGTGCAGCTCGACCTCAGACTGCAGCCCAACCTCTTCGGAGCTCCGCAAGAGGTCGAGGAGTCTCAGAGCGAGTACCTCCGGGCCTGGTACACGCCGGAGGTGCTGAGGCAACTGCTTCTCTACCGGTCGTTGATCTCGGCCTACCCGTACCAGGACCTGCTCAAGGTCGTCCTGTCCAGGGCGGCGCGTTCGTCACGCCTGACGAAACACTTCGAACTTGACTTTCCTAAGGCGCCGGTAACGGGGCCCTACTATTGCCACAAGCATCGCCGCACCTGCTACCCGGTGACCGACGCGACGGCTTTCTTGCGACGTTACAGCCTCGATGCACTGCGCCGCATCGAGACGTTCGCCCGTATCCGCACCGAGGCCCGCACCGAGATCCTCCAGGGCGATGCGCGCAGCGTGGCGTTTCCACCGTGTGATATGGTCTTGACTTCGCCACCCTACGTTGGGCTTATCGACTACCACGAACAGCACCGCTACGCCTTCGAGTTGCTCGGGCTTCCCCAATCGCGCGAAGCCGAGATCGGAGCGTCCTGGAAAGGCGACTCGCAACGAGCCGTCGAGACCTACCTGGAGGACATGACCGAGGCTTTCGCCAACGTGATGCGCGCGATGCCGAGCGGAGGCGTGCTTGTGGTAATCGTGCACGACCGCAAAGACCTTTACGACCGGATCGCGCAACGGCTCGGCGTCAAGGTCGAGTACAGGCTACAGAGACACGTCAATCGACGCACCGGACGGCGAGCCGATGCCTTCTTCGAGGACGTGCTCGTATGGCGCCGTCTCTAACCCACGAGGTCGTATCCAAGATAGGGGCGCTCCTGCGTATCCGAGATCGGTGCGCTCCTGCTCTGCCGTCGCGGACGCAACGACGCGATCTGGTTGCGTGGTTTGACCCGGGAACTATCTCGATGGCCCAAGCCTGTCGGCCGGCCGCCGTCAGGTAGCGCCGGGCGAGGGCGGCGTTGGGCTCGGGGCGGACGAGCCGGTCGTTCTCTGCGAAGCGCAAGTCGACGAGCTGCTGCCGTATCGAGACGGACGATCCCGCC
This genomic interval from Limnochorda sp. LNt contains the following:
- a CDS encoding DNA methyltransferase, which encodes MKSRISVTGNPAYDGRPFTAFATVTPETDVASLNLNWGERDLPERERTKHVHGLHPYLGKFIPQLVEVFLRKYRPKVVCDPFCGSGTTLVEANALGIDAVGCDISAFNCLLTKVKTYRYDLRLLERSVHDILVQLDLRLQPNLFGAPQEVEESQSEYLRAWYTPEVLRQLLLYRSLISAYPYQDLLKVVLSRAARSSRLTKHFELDFPKAPVTGPYYCHKHRRTCYPVTDATAFLRRYSLDALRRIETFARIRTEARTEILQGDARSVAFPPCDMVLTSPPYVGLIDYHEQHRYAFELLGLPQSREAEIGASWKGDSQRAVETYLEDMTEAFANVMRAMPSGGVLVVIVHDRKDLYDRIAQRLGVKVEYRLQRHVNRRTGRRADAFFEDVLVWRRL